TGGAGTTCAATCAATTATCTGGAAATCTACCTATGGAGCTTGGGAGCCTTCCCCAAATTGAAACACTGTAAGCCTTTTACAATTGTTACTAttattatttcagaaaatcaaTGTGTTaccattttattatttattttactgATTGGTTTCTACTTCTAAAGTTTTAAATATATGGTTTGTTCTTTGATTGATTGGTTTTAGACTTCTTACTTCCAATAATTTCACTGGAGAGTTGCCTGCATCATTTGCTAACCTCACTACACTGAAGAACATGTGAGcttccttcttttttcttctacCTATTTTGTTTCAGACTGTATTTTATTCTAgtatttaattttaagtttttaaccatCTTGTAATGCAGTCGACTAGGTGACAATCAATTCTCTGGATCAATACCCAATTTTATTCAGAACTGGAGAAGTGTTGAGACAATGTGAGAAAATTTTTCCCTTTTGCTTTGTGATCGTCAactgcttttctattgttttatTCATTATTGTCAACTTTTCATGACTCaatgttgtttttctttttcctttaaaaaaataTAGGGTAATCCAGGGTAGTGGCTTCAGTGGACCAATTCCTTCAGGAATTTCACTTATGAAGAACCTTACTGACTTGTAAGTATAAGTGGTTTATTTTTGCCGGCTTTTAAAAGCAAGTTcattttaaggaaaaaaaaaaagaaaaaagaaaaacaaacaagaaacaaaGCTTTTCTGACCATGTTTAGAATATGATATATGCAGGAGAATTAGTGACTTGAATGGATCCGATTCACCTTTTCCCCAACTTGATAGAATCACAAATTTGCAAACACTGTGAGTACTATTTCACTGCGTGAGTCAATTTCTTTCCAAGGAAAATTTTTCAACTATTTAAATTAAGAAGTGATAATCGTGCCTCATTGCTTTTGTAAATAAGAGAAGTATTATATGTTTCCCAGAATGTTGAGGAGTTGCAATATTATTGGAGCAATGCCTGAAAATCTTGGGAACTTGACTAATTTGAAAGTTCTGTAAGTgtggattgattttttttttttctcattaatATGGTGAAGAACTGCAACATCTTTCTTCTTTTGCAGCATATAGAATTAAGAACCATCTTTTGTTTCTGTTTTATAACATTGTTGATATAATTTCATTATCAGAGATCTCAGCTACAACAAAATAAGTGGGCAGATTCCGAGCAGCTTTGCTGAACTACAGAAAATGGACATGCTGTAAGATGCTGTCCTTGTTTTATTATAGGATTACACCTAAATGGGGAAAAGGTCTTCTTTAGCTTGGTGGTGCTATTCCATTTAATTTGGAAGTACAATTTTCAGATAGCTCTAGCTGCATTGCTCCCCTTGGAAAGTAGGACTGTGTCATTGAAAGTATTGAGTACTATCTTGTTCAAATAAGATTGTATCTTATTTGTCTTTTTGCTAATAATATGATCCAATCATTTGAAATAACATGAAAAGTATCACTGGAATTTGTGTAGCATTACCAGTATGTTTTTAGTTTCATAGAAGAACTGTCATTTGGGTAATTGATTCATGTTTGTAACTGCATTAAAAATGATATTGGTGAAGTGGAATCGATTAAGGCAATAGAAGAGACCTTGGGGACTGTAAAAATTAATTGGATGAGCTTATTTATTGATGTTTTAGTTCATAAACAATTCTAAACTCTATGAACTGACATCTTTATCTTGGTTTTGATAGATTTTTAACTAGGAACCTTCTAACTGGACCACTGCCCGATTGGATATCTAAACCAGATTTTGTGTAAGTTGTCTTCCAAATGCTAGTACACTATTCcttgaattaaatttatcatttttatttttgtctttttaaaTATTGCCCTTACACTAGTTATTGTTCCTTTTCTCCTTTGAGTgaatatgaattttttattttacacatTTGGGAACTCTTAGCTGATATGATTGTGCTTTATATCCTCAAGATTTCAACTCAACTCTGTTTATTGGACAAAGACACAACTTTGGCATTTATCAAATTTcaaaatacataaattttgagAGTATCTCCAGAAGCTTGAACCATTCATTGCACTTTCATATATGCTCGGTTTATTTTCCCTCCCTCTCTCTGTTTAGTATAAAGTATAAAGCATGTTTTTTGGAATATGAAGAAAAGGCAACTTTTTGGTAACGTGCCATACTATGCTTTTGGTTCATCATAATATGGTCTAGGGTTGTGTTATCAGAGCAACTGAAGCACTTTGAAGGAAATATTTTCAAGATTTTTGGTGCTCCACCTATACAAGTAAAAAAGTAGCCTTGTATACCCTTCCATTCTATTAATTCTATATTATAAACAATTGGTTCATGAAGATATACCAATTTGATATCAAACTGGTGACATTTGTAGTAAATAAATGGGGGAAGTAGTGCATGAGTACTATAAATCTTAACACATCTTAAGCTTATGTCTTTCTAGTGACATATATTGTTGTTGAAATAAATGTCTTGCTAGTGACATATATTGTTGTTGAAATAAATCACTTACCCTTAAAAATAGGTTTAAATTTCTATATGACCTAGGGAAAATGCGTTAGACAAGAATTGATGCTAGAATGGATGTCTATCAGATATTGTTACGATTTTGTTAAGCAATAAATGTTCTATGAAGTCAATAAATATAGTACATAAATATAATGTATTGCTGCTTCTTAGATTCTGAACCCATTCCATGAACTTTATTTAGAGATCTCTCATTTAACAACTTCAGCATAAGAAAGTCAGAGGAGCCAGGTTGTCAACAGGGAAGCACGTAAGTATCCATGCATTTATGCATTTTtaactttcttctttcttctttatgtGTGTAAAATTTTAGAAGTATATCTGATTCTAGCCATAAAACATTTTCCACAGGAACTTGTTTGCATCCTCCGTGAATGGCAATAGCATGTAAGTTAATACTCACCAGGCTTCATTATTGAATTTACAATGCTTATAAACGCTCTGACATTTTTTTGGTGTCCTTCCCTCCTATTATTCTTTCAGAGGAAATATTTCATGTCTGCAAAACACTGGCTGTACTAAAAGTAAGTTTATCAAGTATTTCCTTTAGAATTAAGTGTCACTTGAACATTGGAATATGTTAGCTTTgaatgtatttatatatttttcaagTTTGAGGCACAAGGAGAAATGGAGATTAGCCTTTCACGTTTTGCCATACTTTCATGAAGAATGTGTTAGGTTCTATGATTGCTGAGTTTAGAATGATGCTATCAAGTTCTTGTCAGGAACAAAACATGAAACCTTAAACTTTTGGGGCTAACAACATTCAGGATCAAACTCAAGACTAAGATTTCATTCATTCCTAAAAGGGAAGATAAAAAGAAGCAACAGACACAGAgtagaaataaataattttaataaataccTTTTCTCTATTTTTAGTTTCTAATGCTGCTTGATTCCCTTAGTAGCTGCTCACCGATTTCTGCTTATCCTAGCTTGGTACTCTCTCTATATAAATTGTGGTGGAAAGCAAGTAGTTTCTATTGGAAATAAGACATATGATGATGATTCGGGTACGACTGGACCAGCAAGATTTCTCTCTGAAGGAACAAACTGGGCACTCATTACCACCGGTCACTTCTTCGACAGTGGTCGTGCAGACTACTACACATGGTCTACTACAAATAAACTTGCAATGGAAAATGATGAACTGTATAGGGATGCACGTGTTTCTCCCGTTTCTCTGACTTATTATGCATTTTGCCTGGGAAATGGAAACTACACAGTAAATCTTCATTTTGCGGAGATAATGTTTACAGATGATAAAACATATAGCAGTCTGGGAACGCGTGTATTTGACATCTACATTCAGGTGCATGGTTGCATTACTTTCATACCTTTGGAAATGTGATGTTTATTATTCAACAAATGTCTTTAGAGAGTACTAGTCTCAGAAAATTAATGATGCCAGATTTAAATTCATTGGAGGATTTATTATTATAAATCATTTTCTCCTAACCAGATCAAGGCAtgaagtttgaatttgaatgccGTACTAATCATGAAGCATATGGATTTTAATGTTGCAGAGAAAGTTAGTGTTGAAGGATTTCAATATTGCAAAGGAAGCAGGGGGTGTTGGGAAGGCAGTAATAAAAAATTTCACTGCTGTTGTGAATGCTAAAGCCTTGGAGATCCGTTTATATTGGGCTGGAAAAGGGACAACTACTATTCCATTTGGATCAGTATACGGTCCTCTTATATCAGCTATATCTGTTGATCCAGGTGGGCTGTACTTGTTCAAAGTTTCTTATTCGTGCCATCTCCTCCATTATCTAATCTTATCTAAAGTTCTTACATGTAACAAAGCAGATTTTGTACCACCTCCTCCTTCGGTGAATGGTGGTGGCTTGTCTGTAGGCGCTATTGTTGCCATTGTTGTTGCAGGAGCAATTATTATCATATTGATTTTTGGCATACTTTGGTGGAAGCACTGTTTTGAACAAAAAAGTTCAGTGCCTAAAGGTAATCATCACCCATAAAAAACTTTGGTTATCATAATTACCAACCTTTCCAACGACACACTCAAGAGTATCATACACACAATAGAATTTTGCTTCCGCTGAATTTAAAATTGTTTCCAATAAATTGGTCATGTacctattaattttatttatcatcTTGCTTGTTAAAGTAACAGCATTGAGATGGTGGATCCAATAAGGCCATTATTATCCAATATAATGTCAGATCTACGAACATATATACATTATTAATGATGTATAACATTCCTTATACAACATGTTTGTTTGCTTCTGATGGCAGAACTCAAGGACATAAACTCACAAACTACCATATTCACATTAAGGCAAATAAGAGCAGCAACAAACAACTTTGATAGAGCCTTCAAGATTGGACAGGGAGGATTTGGTCCTGTGTACAAGGTTGATTTTAAAACACTGTCCAATAGTTTTACTTGAACATGATGAAAGAAGATCCACTGTAACTGGACAAATGCTcccccccccaaaaaaaaaaaacttttcaaaaCATTAATTCCATGCCACAAAATGCAGGGTGTCTTATCAGATGGCACAAGAATTGCAGTTAAGCAACTTTCCGATAAATCAGTGCAAGGGAATCGTGAGTTTATAAATGAGATTGGAATGATTTCTGCCTTGCGGCACCCTTACTTGGTTAAACTCTATGGATTTTGTATGGAGGAGGATCAGTTGTTGCTTGTATATGAATACATGGAGAATAATAGCCTTGCACATGCTTTATTCGGTGATTTCTCTCCCTAAGTTCAAGTGTCACTgctttttctcttaaaattttttaatgttgTATTGGTAGTATATTCATGAGTAGATGCTACTATATTTATTGCAGATGGAAATTATGACAGGAAAACTGAATTGAGATTACACTGGCAAACAAGACAGAGGATTTGTGTCGGTATTGCTAAAGGTTTGGCTTACCTTCATGGAGAATCAAGATTGAAGATCGTTCATAGGGACATTAAAGCCACCAATGTGTTGCTGGATAAAGATCTCAACCCGAAGATTTCAGATTTTGGTTTGGCCAAGCTTGATGAACAAAACAAAACACACATAAGCACCAGAATAGCGGGAACTTAGTGAGTTATATTTTTCATATTGTTTTACATTGTTCTTTTCCAAATTATATTTCATACATTTGTTTCAACTGGAAAGAAAACAATACCTCATCAGTTTTGGATTACCCTACTTATCTTggatttaaaatgaaaaatgattGTGCTCTGGTTTCTGTAATTGATGAATTTGCAATGTCGCAGTGGGTACATCGCTCCGGAGTATGCGATGCATGGTTATTTGACGGACAAAGCTGATGTTTATAGTTTTGGAATAGTCGCTTTGGAAATAGTTAGTGGGAAGAGCAATACGCTTACCAACCCCACAGATGAATTCTTCTCTCTACTTGATTGGGTAACTTCTTTTCTCATGCTTTCTTAGGCTATGTTTGGTTCTGAGAATAGTACAAAACAAGACATTGAGAATAAGACACAAAGAATAGAAACACAAAAATTAGTGTTCTTATATTTGGTTTGGTGATAagctagaacaaattatgaaagttcaatttatttttatttttttcattcaaaaaatttgagaagaaaaataaaataataaaaaatataattatgaaaaattaacaagaataatgaaagaaaaaatgaaaaataagttgtttCTCTTGTTAGTATCTATGTGTTTTTCCTGTTAGGATGGATACAAGATACACTAATTCGGTGTCTTTgaacacaatgtctctgtctatGTCTCATCTGCCCAATACGATTTTATGTCTCTGTGTCCCTGTCTCGCAGTGTCCCGTACTTGTAAACAAATGCAACCTTAATGCCTAACATTCATGTTAATCTAATTGCCCTTGAGACTATTTAGAATGGCAGCATATTTTGTTGTCTAGAAACTGTATACTGAATCTTGTTCAACTTTCAacaacatatatgcatttattaTGCATTCTAAAAACTCTTGAAGTAATTGAAATGGAAGTTGTCCATGTATATGTGATCAGTGTTTCATACTTTTAGAAATTCTGGTGTCTATCCAGGCAAATATTACAAAATCTTGTTCACTATGATGCTTGTATTGCTTCACTGATAAAAATGGCAACATTCTTGCACCAAAACTAAAACATAAAATGAAATTTGCTGTAAATTCATTGGACTTGATGTACCAAAAGGAAAATGAGAGGAAAAGAATGGCTTGTTTGTTTCAACTTGGTGACTGAATTTAGAATCAAAAGCTGTTTGAGTTTTACTTTAACAGGCAAATCTCTTGAAAGAAAAAGGCAATCTGTTGGAACTTGTTGATGGGAGGTTGGGTGAAGACTTAAACAAAGAGGAGGCACTGGTGATGATCAAAGTGGCTCTTCTATGCACCAATGCCTCTCCGGTGCTCCGGCCCACCATGGCTTCAGTGGTAAGCATGCTTGAAGGAAGCACAGTTGTTCCAGATGTTATGCCAGGCACAAATGATTTATTGGATGAGAAGAAATTTGAGATGATGAGACAACATTACCAACAAcataggggagagagagagataagTGAGACTCCAAGCTACGGTATCTCAGTTGGTGAAACTAGTGCAATTGTAACTGACACTGATTCTTCTTTTTTGAATGCCAGAGATTAATTAAAGAATAAATTAATCTGCATCACAGTCACATATACATACATTTGCTATGGTTTCGTTTACAGCTGATGATTTTCCTTTAGTATCCCTCTAATGTGACCAACACGTTAACCCTGTTCTAACAAGATAGAAGAAAGGAACTGAGACtgaaatttgtttaatttttcttcATAAACATCTTGTATTTTCCACTACTCCATGATTGCTTTATGTAAATTTTCTAAGCATgattaaatcaatttttttttcagataATTTATAGGTTCATTTGTAAATGAGATGAGATGTTCATTTGTAGATGATAAGTAAACACACTCACATATTAAGTTAGATATGAAAAAATGATGCATATAAACTAAAAATCAACCGCTatgaatttttatatttatacatattattttatatatttctcAACTAAATAATTAGTAACTAGAATAATCAAACCTATAATAGAAGAATAGTCAAATTTACAGTAGACAAATGATCAAACTTATTTACCGTaacataataaattatttatgggAAGTCAAATTTGTATTTCTATACACAATGATTGATTGATGATTGATTTTTGGTATATACTTAATATAATTAGTGTGTTGTGTGTGTAAGCCATATAGATCTAGAAAATAATGTTTTGATTCATGAGAAGGAAaacctttaaattttaaatgcaaTGTTGTATGCTTTTACAAGATATAAACAATGTTACATACCGAGAATAACATTGTAAGAATTTTTGTTGTAATTCATGGTGATGGTAGAATCTACTAATTACTGCTTCCTTCATTCGTGAGCTGAGAGTGTGGATATAGAAATGCAGAGAGTTTGTCAGAGAAGATTCTGAAATTGATTCATAGATTTTTTGTGACTTGACAAAGGAAAAGAAAGACGANTTAAGTTTGTTACTAataagataataaataaataattctacagataaaaaatataaaataatttataatggtACTCTTCGAGTTTTTAATGACTTAAAATCTTCAATAATTGAGTCAGAACTAAACTTTTCAACAATTTCTTTCTCAATATAAATAACCAAATTATTCGCAAGAAAGTCGTCCTCTATCTTGTTTCTTAACCTTGTCTTTATTATTTTCATTGCTGAAAATGATCGCTCTGTAGTAGCTGTAGAAACTGGAAGAGTTAATATCAGACGAATCAATCTATCAATCAAGTAATATACTTTTGACTTTTTTGTTTCTGCTAAACATCTACACAGTTCATGAATAGTTGACAAATTCTTCATTTCTGGATGCTGACGAACATCAAGAATAAAATGCTGAAGCTG
The DNA window shown above is from Arachis ipaensis cultivar K30076 chromosome B08, Araip1.1, whole genome shotgun sequence and carries:
- the LOC107613206 gene encoding probable leucine-rich repeat receptor-like serine/threonine-protein kinase At3g14840 isoform X3; its protein translation is MELGSLPQIETLLLTSNNFTGELPASFANLTTLKNIRLGDNQFSGSIPNFIQNWRSVETMVIQGSGFSGPIPSGISLMKNLTDLRISDLNGSDSPFPQLDRITNLQTLMLRSCNIIGAMPENLGNLTNLKVLDLSYNKISGQIPSSFAELQKMDMLFLTRNLLTGPLPDWISKPDFVDLSFNNFSIRKSEEPGCQQGSTNLFASSVNGNSIGNISCLQNTGCTKTWYSLYINCGGKQVVSIGNKTYDDDSGTTGPARFLSEGTNWALITTGHFFDSGRADYYTWSTTNKLAMENDELYRDARVSPVSLTYYAFCLGNGNYTVNLHFAEIMFTDDKTYSSLGTRVFDIYIQRKLVLKDFNIAKEAGGVGKAVIKNFTAVVNAKALEIRLYWAGKGTTTIPFGSVYGPLISAISVDPGGLYLFKVSYSCHLLHYLILSKVLTCNKADFVPPPPSVNGGGLSVGAIVAIVVAGAIIIILIFGILWWKHCFEQKSSVPKELKDINSQTTIFTLRQIRAATNNFDRAFKIGQGGFGPVYKGVLSDGTRIAVKQLSDKSVQGNREFINEIGMISALRHPYLVKLYGFCMEEDQLLLVYEYMENNSLAHALFDGNYDRKTELRLHWQTRQRICVGIAKGLAYLHGESRLKIVHRDIKATNVLLDKDLNPKISDFGLAKLDEQNKTHISTRIAGTYGYIAPEYAMHGYLTDKADVYSFGIVALEIVSGKSNTLTNPTDEFFSLLDWANLLKEKGNLLELVDGRLGEDLNKEEALVMIKVALLCTNASPVLRPTMASVVSMLEGSTVVPDVMPGTNDLLDEKKFEMMRQHYQQHRGEREISETPSYGISVGETSAIVTDTDSSFLNARD
- the LOC107613206 gene encoding probable leucine-rich repeat receptor-like serine/threonine-protein kinase At3g14840 isoform X1 produces the protein MLNCLTYLLSSPCKFCTNFKLQSMKLITIFFLSLLASPLVSGATLKQQEVEVLKEIGNTLGKKDWDFSVDPCSGERNWTSPASKSYSELNAVTCDCSFSNHTLCHVVSIVLKSQNLSGSLPPQLARLPYLQEIDLTLNYLNGTIPKQWSSLNLVNISLYGNRVTGSIPKELGNITTLKSLVLEFNQLSGNLPMELGSLPQIETLLLTSNNFTGELPASFANLTTLKNIRLGDNQFSGSIPNFIQNWRSVETMVIQGSGFSGPIPSGISLMKNLTDLRISDLNGSDSPFPQLDRITNLQTLMLRSCNIIGAMPENLGNLTNLKVLDLSYNKISGQIPSSFAELQKMDMLFLTRNLLTGPLPDWISKPDFVDLSFNNFSIRKSEEPGCQQGSTNLFASSVNGNSIGNISCLQNTGCTKTWYSLYINCGGKQVVSIGNKTYDDDSGTTGPARFLSEGTNWALITTGHFFDSGRADYYTWSTTNKLAMENDELYRDARVSPVSLTYYAFCLGNGNYTVNLHFAEIMFTDDKTYSSLGTRVFDIYIQRKLVLKDFNIAKEAGGVGKAVIKNFTAVVNAKALEIRLYWAGKGTTTIPFGSVYGPLISAISVDPGGLYLFKVSYSCHLLHYLILSKVLTCNKADFVPPPPSVNGGGLSVGAIVAIVVAGAIIIILIFGILWWKHCFEQKSSVPKELKDINSQTTIFTLRQIRAATNNFDRAFKIGQGGFGPVYKGVLSDGTRIAVKQLSDKSVQGNREFINEIGMISALRHPYLVKLYGFCMEEDQLLLVYEYMENNSLAHALFDGNYDRKTELRLHWQTRQRICVGIAKGLAYLHGESRLKIVHRDIKATNVLLDKDLNPKISDFGLAKLDEQNKTHISTRIAGTYGYIAPEYAMHGYLTDKADVYSFGIVALEIVSGKSNTLTNPTDEFFSLLDWANLLKEKGNLLELVDGRLGEDLNKEEALVMIKVALLCTNASPVLRPTMASVVSMLEGSTVVPDVMPGTNDLLDEKKFEMMRQHYQQHRGEREISETPSYGISVGETSAIVTDTDSSFLNARD
- the LOC107613206 gene encoding probable leucine-rich repeat receptor-like serine/threonine-protein kinase At3g14840 isoform X2, giving the protein MLNCLTYLLSSPCKFCTNFKLQSMKLITIFFLSLLASPLVSGATLKQQEVEVLKEIGNTLGKKDWDFSVDPCSGERNWTSPASKSYSELNAVTCDCSFSNHTLCHVVSIVLKSQNLSGSLPPQLARLPYLQEIDLTLNYLNGTIPKQWSSLNLVNISLYGNRVTGSIPKELGNITTLKSLVLEFNQLSGNLPMELGSLPQIETLLLTSNNFTGELPASFANLTTLKNIRLGDNQFSGSIPNFIQNWRSVETMVIQGSGFSGPIPSGISLMKNLTDLRISDLNGSDSPFPQLDRITNLQTLMLRSCNIIGAMPENLGNLTNLKVLDLSYNKISGQIPSSFAELQKMDMLFLTRNLLTGPLPDWISKPDFVDLSFNNFSIRKSEEPGCQQGSTNLFASSVNGNSIGNISCLQNTGCTKTWYSLYINCGGKQVVSIGNKTYDDDSGTTGPARFLSEGTNWALITTGHFFDSGRADYYTWSTTNKLAMENDELYRDARVSPVSLTYYAFCLGNGNYTVNLHFAEIMFTDDKTYSSLGTRVFDIYIQRKLVLKDFNIAKEAGGVGKAVIKNFTAVVNAKALEIRLYWAGKGTTTIPFGSVYGPLISAISVDPDFVPPPPSVNGGGLSVGAIVAIVVAGAIIIILIFGILWWKHCFEQKSSVPKELKDINSQTTIFTLRQIRAATNNFDRAFKIGQGGFGPVYKGVLSDGTRIAVKQLSDKSVQGNREFINEIGMISALRHPYLVKLYGFCMEEDQLLLVYEYMENNSLAHALFDGNYDRKTELRLHWQTRQRICVGIAKGLAYLHGESRLKIVHRDIKATNVLLDKDLNPKISDFGLAKLDEQNKTHISTRIAGTYGYIAPEYAMHGYLTDKADVYSFGIVALEIVSGKSNTLTNPTDEFFSLLDWANLLKEKGNLLELVDGRLGEDLNKEEALVMIKVALLCTNASPVLRPTMASVVSMLEGSTVVPDVMPGTNDLLDEKKFEMMRQHYQQHRGEREISETPSYGISVGETSAIVTDTDSSFLNARD